TCGGCAAGGTCGCCGAGCTGTTCAACGAACACTTCATTTTCGACATCAGCAAGCGCCAGCTCGGCGGCAAACGCAGCAGCTCGACCCTGTGCCTGCGCAACGTGGTGCCTGCCGAGTTCATCCGCCCACGGTTGACGGCGGCCCGTAGCAGCGTGTTGTTTTCCGCGACCCTGAGCCCCCGTCATTACTACGCGGATTTGCTGGGCCTGCCGACGGACACGGCGTGGATCGATGTGGAGTCGCCGTTCAAGGCCGAGCAGTTGCAGGTGCACATCGTCGACGCAATCTCCACGCGCTTCGTGCACCGCGAGGCCTCGCTGGAGCCGATCGTTGCGTTGATCGCTAGCCAGTACCGGCAACAGCCGGGCAACTATCTGGCGTTTTTCTCGAGTTTTGATTATCTGCAGCAGGTGGCGCAGTTGCTGGCCGAGCGACATCCGGAGGTCGCGCTGTGGCAACAGTCACGCGGCATGGCGGAGGGCGAGCGCCAAGCCTTTCTGGACCAATTCACCGAGCACAGCCAGGGCATCGGGTTTGCCGTGCTGGGCGGCGCGTTCGGCGAGGGCATCGACTTGCCCGGAACCCGTTTGATCGGCGCATTCATTGCCACCCTTGGCCTGCCCCAGTTGAACCCGGTCAACGAACAGATGAAGTTGCGCATGGGCGCGATCTTCGGCGCGGGCTACGACTACACCTACCTGTACCCCGGCATCCAGAAAGTTGTGCAGGCGGCGGGTCGGGTGATCCGCAGCCAGCAGGACCAGGGCGTGGTGATGCTGATCGATGATCGATTTGGTGAGGCTCGGGTACGTCAGTTGTTGCCGCGTTGGTGGGCGGTGGCTTGAGTCATTCCTGCCATCAATGATGCTGGTGGCTTCAGCCGCCATGGTCCACGCTGGAGAAAACCTTCAAATAGGTCATGCCCATGCGCCAGCACCTCATCAGCGTCAACGGTATTGAGTTAAGCGTTCATATTGCGGGCCCAGAACAGGGGACGCCGATCTGGTTGCTTCACGGTTTCCCTGAGTGCTGGCACTCCTGGCGCGAACAGATTCCCGCACTGGCAGCGGCGGGTTATCGCGTATTTGCCCCGCAAATGCGTGGTTATGGCCAGACAAGTTCGCCCAGTGAAATTGCCGACTATGACCTGTTGACCCTATGCGGCGATATCCAGCAAGCCATGGACCATTTTGGGCATACGCAGGTGGTGATGGCCGGCCATGACTGGGGCGCTGTGGTGGCGTGGCACCTGGCGTTGCTTGAGCCTGAGCGTGTCACACACTTGATCACGATGTCAGTCCCGTTCGCTGGGCGCGCACGGCGGCCGGTGATCGAAATCATGCGCGAGCTGTACGCCGGCCGCTTCAATTACATCCTGTATTTCCAGGCGCCGGGCGTTGCCGAGCAGGAGTTGAATGCTGATATCGAACGGACTTTGCGCCTGTTCATGCAGGACCAGGATGTGTTTCTACAGCGCAAGCCAGCCAGCGCCACCTTGCTCGAAGGCGTGTCGGCGCCCGGTGCATTGCCGCATTGGTGTTCCCAGGCGGACTTGGACGTGTATGTGAACACTTTTGCCGAGCACGGTTTTCGTGGCCCGCTGAACTGGTATCGCAACTTTGAACGCAACTGGCAACGCACTGAGTGCCTTGCGGGGCAGCAGGTCCTGCAACCCACGTTGTTCCTGATCGGCGACCGCGACCCGGTCGGGGTCTTCGAGGCCCACACGCTCAAGCGCATGCCGGATTCAGTGCCGCAGCTTGAGCAGCACGTGCTGGCCAACTGTGGTCACTGGATCCAGAACGAACAAGCCCAACAGGTCAACGCGCTGATGCTCGGGTTTCTAGGGAAAACGTAAAGGTCGCGCCTCGACCCGGTTGATCCACCAGGCGGATGCTGCGCCCATGCAATTGCAGGATGCGGTGCACGATGCGCAGGCCCAGGCCACCGTCGCGACGGGCACCGCCAATGGTAAACGCGCGCAGGAACAAGCCTTCGCGCAGCTCGGCGTCGATGCCTGGGCCGCTGTCGCTGACGGTGATGGCGACAGCATTGGGTTCCGGCGACAACGTCACCTCAATTTCGCCGTTCACCGGGGTGTGGCGCAGGGCGTTATCCAGCAGGTTGGTCAGCACTCGCTCGATCAGGCCCAGGTCCGCCAGCACCGTGGGCACTTGCGGCGGCAAGGTCGCGGTGAGCGTAATACCGCGTGCTTCGGCGGTCAGTTCAAATTTCTGGAAGATGTCCTGCACCAAATCAGGTAATGAAAACCCTTCGATCACCGGCTGGACAAAACCGTGTTCCAGACGCACCAGTTCGAGCAATGACTGTGCCAGTCCACCCACTTTGCGGCTCTGGTCCAGGGCAATGCCGAGGTAACGGCGGCGTTCTTCGGGGCTGAGGCTGGCATCCTTGAGCGACAGGGTTTCCAGGTAACCATGCAGCGAGGCCAACGGCGTACGCAGGTCGTGGGAGATATTCGCGACCATTTCGCGACGTTCCTGGTCCTGATGGGTGATGGCGCGCCATTGTTCGCCCAGGCGGTTTTCCATCTGCACGAAGGCGTGGTCGAGCACGGCAATTTCATCGCCGCTGGTGAGTTCCGGCGCAGCGGTTTCAGCCGCTTTCGGTGCGCCATTGATGTCGAACTGGCCGACTTTGTCGGTCAACTGGCGCAGCGGTCGGGTGATCCAGGCGAACGCAACCAGGCCGGCCAACAAGCAGAGCAGGGCGACCAGGCCGATGGACCACAGCGCGATCTTCAACGCCATGCCGGTGGCATCCTTGGCGTCATACACGTCGTGGGCTTCACCCAGCAGCACCACATACAGGAAACCGGTCTGCTGGCCGCCTGCCATAAGAGGCGCCGCGCTGAACACCTTGCGCCCATCGAGGCTGCGCGGGTCATCGCCGAGGATCGGCAGCATGAACCCGGCCA
The genomic region above belongs to Pseudomonas azotoformans and contains:
- a CDS encoding sensor histidine kinase — encoded protein: MKLTLTQRLSVVFAVLLLVCSGTSAWLQVRSNRMHELEVVQGLSRDLAAHIARDTQLMDADGLKPDAVRNLFSQLMLVNPSVEVYLLDIDGRVVGNAAPSGHLLRDRVDLAPVRRFLAGFMLPILGDDPRSLDGRKVFSAAPLMAGGQQTGFLYVVLLGEAHDVYDAKDATGMALKIALWSIGLVALLCLLAGLVAFAWITRPLRQLTDKVGQFDINGAPKAAETAAPELTSGDEIAVLDHAFVQMENRLGEQWRAITHQDQERREMVANISHDLRTPLASLHGYLETLSLKDASLSPEERRRYLGIALDQSRKVGGLAQSLLELVRLEHGFVQPVIEGFSLPDLVQDIFQKFELTAEARGITLTATLPPQVPTVLADLGLIERVLTNLLDNALRHTPVNGEIEVTLSPEPNAVAITVSDSGPGIDAELREGLFLRAFTIGGARRDGGLGLRIVHRILQLHGRSIRLVDQPGRGATFTFSLETRASAR
- a CDS encoding alpha/beta fold hydrolase — encoded protein: MRQHLISVNGIELSVHIAGPEQGTPIWLLHGFPECWHSWREQIPALAAAGYRVFAPQMRGYGQTSSPSEIADYDLLTLCGDIQQAMDHFGHTQVVMAGHDWGAVVAWHLALLEPERVTHLITMSVPFAGRARRPVIEIMRELYAGRFNYILYFQAPGVAEQELNADIERTLRLFMQDQDVFLQRKPASATLLEGVSAPGALPHWCSQADLDVYVNTFAEHGFRGPLNWYRNFERNWQRTECLAGQQVLQPTLFLIGDRDPVGVFEAHTLKRMPDSVPQLEQHVLANCGHWIQNEQAQQVNALMLGFLGKT